In a genomic window of Labeo rohita strain BAU-BD-2019 chromosome 20, IGBB_LRoh.1.0, whole genome shotgun sequence:
- the gja13.2 gene encoding gap junction Cx32.2 protein has protein sequence MGDWGFLSALLDKVQSHSTVIGKIWMSVLFIFRILVLGAGAENVWGDERSNLVCNTNTPGCENVCYDWKFPISHIRFWVMQIIFISTPTLVYLGHVVHVIHQENKLREEQKRNPMSKSPKYTNEQGKVAIKGTMLGSYLAQLFIKIILEVAFIVGQYFLFGFIMDRRFHCPKILPCMMETECFVSRPTEKTIFIIFMLVVACVSLALNVLEIFYLLCKRISGRNKKYRNVMYAGDSRYPSHYSVELDSVNGMRHNELNMAFQNRLGQRKISLDGAKPEA, from the coding sequence ATGGGAGACTGGGGATTCCTCTCAGCATTACTAGACAAAGTACAGTCCCACTCCACTGTCATAGGCAAGATATGGATGAGCGTCCTCTTTATCTTCAGGATCCTGGTCCTGGGAGCAGGAGCGGAAAATGTGTGGGGCGACGAGCGATCCAACTTAGTGTGCAACACCAACACGCCTGGTTGCGAAAACGTATGCTACGACTGGAAGTTCCCCATCTCGCATATTCGCTTCTGGGTCATGCAGATCATCTTTATTTCCACTCCAACTTTGGTGTATCTAGGCCACGTGGTGCACGTCATCCACCAAGAGAACAAACTGAGAGAGGAGCAGAAAAGGAACCCGATGTCGAAGTCGCCAAAATATACAAACGAACAAGGGAAGGTTGCAATCAAAGGAACCATGCTGGGTAGCTACTTGGCCCAGCtgtttattaaaatcattttagagGTGGCCTTCATTGTTGGACAGTATTTTCTGTTTGGATTTATCATGGATCGCCGTTTCCACTGTCCTAAGATTTTGCCCTGTATGATGGAGACAGAGTGTTTTGTGTCTAGACCCACAGAGAAAACCATCTTTATTATCTTCATGTTGGTGGTAGCATGTGTGTCCCTGGCCTTGAATGTTCTAGAAATATTCTATTTGCTTTGTAAAAGGATTAGTGGGAGAAATAAGAAATATAGGAATGTAATGTATGCTGGCGATTCCCGATATCCTTCACACTATTCAGTAGAACTTGATTCTGTTAATGGAATGAGGCACAATGAGTTAAACATGGCCTTTCAGAACAGGTTGGGTCAACGCAAAATCAGCCTTGATGGAGCCAAACCTGAGGCATAA